Proteins encoded within one genomic window of Chloroflexota bacterium:
- the uvrC gene encoding excinuclease ABC subunit UvrC, with protein MTPDLQATLDNLPDRSGVYLMKDDRGQVVYVGKAQSLRNRVRSYWQKAIPTGEVHRIRSVIERVVDVEYTVTDSESEAFLLEANLIKRYRPRFNVRLKDDKSYPYIKITLTDDFPRIERTRRLPADGSRYFGPYASATSVDESMNLVRRLFPFRTCTIDIHDGVRALQRPCLLYHIKRCQGPCIGAISKDAYRVDIGQIELFLEGRQDALLTALRTEMAAASETLAYERAAVLRDKVRAIERTMESQKMAAFARTELDAVGLARRDNQAAVQLFAVRSGKLVGRDVFLLEAAREASDDEVVGSFIEQFYARATSIPPMVLVPTRLPDAAAVEGFLAGRRGGPVHLRVPQRGEKRELMELARRNAAETLAREHARWLADEGRTLGALEELAAALDLAGPPARIECYDISNFQGAQSVGSMVVFEDGRPRTGEYRRFRIRTVEGANDFASHQEVLRRRFRHSKAGDEGAEEELRWRLPDLVIIDGGKGQVAAAREVLEELGLCDMPLVGLAKEREELFLPGSSEPILLSVTSPALYLVQRLRDEAHRFAIAYHRDLRAKKAVRSVFDDLPGVGPKRRRALLRVFGSAKRVREAPLEQIAAVPGIGSRLAATIKAGLAD; from the coding sequence GTGACCCCCGACCTCCAGGCGACCCTCGACAACCTGCCCGACCGGTCGGGCGTCTACCTCATGAAGGACGATCGGGGCCAGGTCGTCTACGTCGGCAAGGCCCAGAGCCTCCGGAATCGGGTCCGGAGCTACTGGCAGAAGGCGATCCCGACGGGCGAGGTCCACCGCATCCGCTCGGTCATCGAACGGGTGGTGGACGTCGAGTACACGGTCACCGACTCGGAATCGGAGGCGTTCCTCCTCGAGGCGAACCTCATCAAGCGGTATCGGCCGCGATTCAATGTCCGCCTCAAGGACGACAAGAGCTACCCGTACATCAAGATCACCCTCACCGACGACTTCCCCCGAATCGAGCGGACGCGGCGCCTCCCGGCGGACGGGAGCCGCTACTTCGGGCCGTACGCGTCGGCGACCTCCGTCGACGAGTCGATGAACCTCGTGCGGCGCCTCTTTCCGTTCCGCACCTGCACGATCGACATCCACGACGGCGTCCGCGCACTCCAGCGGCCTTGTCTGCTGTACCACATCAAGCGATGCCAGGGTCCGTGCATCGGCGCTATATCGAAGGACGCCTACCGGGTGGACATCGGCCAGATCGAACTGTTCCTCGAGGGCCGCCAGGACGCGCTGCTCACGGCGCTTCGGACGGAGATGGCGGCCGCCTCCGAGACGCTGGCGTACGAGCGGGCCGCCGTCCTCCGCGACAAGGTCCGGGCGATCGAGCGGACGATGGAGAGCCAGAAGATGGCCGCCTTCGCGCGAACGGAGCTCGATGCCGTGGGACTCGCCCGGCGCGACAACCAGGCGGCGGTCCAGCTCTTCGCCGTCCGGAGCGGGAAGCTCGTCGGTCGCGACGTCTTCCTCCTCGAGGCGGCGCGGGAGGCATCGGACGACGAGGTAGTCGGGAGCTTCATCGAGCAGTTCTACGCCCGGGCGACATCGATACCGCCGATGGTCCTCGTGCCGACGAGGCTCCCGGACGCCGCTGCGGTGGAGGGCTTCCTTGCCGGGCGTCGCGGTGGCCCGGTCCACCTCCGGGTCCCCCAACGTGGCGAGAAACGCGAACTCATGGAGCTCGCCAGGCGGAACGCCGCGGAGACGCTCGCCCGCGAGCACGCCCGATGGCTCGCCGACGAGGGTCGGACGCTCGGTGCCCTCGAGGAGCTCGCCGCGGCACTGGATCTGGCCGGGCCGCCGGCACGGATCGAGTGCTACGACATCAGCAACTTCCAGGGAGCCCAGTCGGTCGGCAGCATGGTCGTCTTCGAGGACGGCCGGCCGCGCACGGGGGAGTACCGGCGGTTCCGGATCCGCACGGTCGAGGGCGCGAACGACTTCGCCAGCCACCAGGAGGTCCTCCGCCGGCGATTCCGGCACTCGAAGGCCGGCGACGAGGGCGCCGAGGAGGAGCTCCGCTGGCGGCTGCCTGACCTCGTCATCATCGACGGCGGGAAGGGCCAGGTCGCGGCCGCCAGGGAGGTCCTCGAGGAGCTCGGTCTCTGCGATATGCCCCTCGTGGGCCTGGCGAAGGAGCGCGAGGAGCTGTTCCTGCCCGGTTCGAGCGAGCCGATCCTCCTGTCCGTGACCTCGCCGGCGCTCTACCTCGTCCAGCGCCTCCGCGACGAGGCGCACCGGTTCGCGATCGCGTACCACCGCGACCTCCGGGCGAAGAAGGCCGTCCGATCCGTGTTCGACGATCTGCCGGGCGTCGGCCCGAAACGTCGGCGGGCACTGCTCCGTGTCTTCGGGTCGGCGAAGCGCGTCCGGGAAGCCCCGCTCGAGCAGATCGCGGCGGTGCCGGGGATCGGCTCGCGCCTCGCCGCCACGATCAAGGCCGGCCTCGCCGATTGA
- a CDS encoding recombinase family protein — protein sequence MDVAIYARLSQEDGAARPGEATATERQIADCRARAERESWNVLAIYEDPDHSASNLRRPRPDFERMLSDLSDGVHVDAVVCYKLDRLLRHPKEAERIIELADRRGFGIVSLNDPGIDLTTPTGRAMFRMTITWAKLETETMSLRIRRKTRDIAETGRPNGGGIRSFGLTADKLTIVPAEAALVREAAERILAGGSVHSVVVDWNARGVRTPGRKSAPEGRKWEVSSLKRMLTAPRIVGDRTLHGATVGGGVIPALLDRATWDRLRAVLAAPRGPSAGATVRRHYLTGLTRCGRCGAKLVAHPDWRGTTRYVCASPRGCGGITIAKHNLEPLIAEAIAIRLDSDEFRAVVAQRLSNAKAEPDLDQLRADEAALEEAAAAYFVDRTISRAEYTKVRELLDARIDSARRRLEAASSTTGLGRLAGRDIRAEWEGRSAVWRHDVAGLLIDRVIVNPAPRRGPRFDPARIDVEWRV from the coding sequence ATGGACGTCGCGATCTACGCTAGGCTCTCCCAGGAGGATGGCGCCGCGCGTCCAGGCGAAGCGACGGCGACGGAGCGGCAGATCGCCGACTGCCGGGCTCGGGCGGAGCGCGAGAGCTGGAACGTCCTGGCGATCTACGAGGACCCGGACCATTCCGCGTCGAACCTCCGACGGCCGCGGCCGGACTTCGAACGAATGCTCAGCGACCTATCCGATGGCGTTCACGTCGACGCGGTCGTCTGCTACAAGCTCGACCGGCTCCTCCGTCACCCGAAGGAAGCCGAGCGGATCATCGAGCTCGCCGACCGGCGAGGGTTCGGCATCGTCTCCCTCAACGACCCCGGCATCGACCTGACCACACCGACCGGCCGGGCGATGTTCCGGATGACCATCACGTGGGCGAAGCTCGAAACCGAAACCATGAGCCTCCGCATCCGGCGGAAGACGCGCGACATCGCCGAGACCGGCCGCCCGAATGGCGGCGGTATCCGATCCTTCGGCCTGACTGCCGACAAGCTCACGATCGTCCCGGCAGAGGCCGCCCTCGTGCGAGAGGCCGCCGAGCGGATCCTTGCCGGCGGGTCGGTGCACTCGGTCGTCGTCGACTGGAACGCTCGGGGCGTCCGGACGCCAGGTCGAAAGAGCGCGCCCGAAGGCCGGAAGTGGGAGGTCTCGTCACTCAAGCGCATGCTCACTGCCCCGCGGATCGTCGGCGACCGGACCCTGCACGGCGCCACGGTCGGCGGCGGGGTCATCCCGGCGCTGCTCGATCGTGCGACGTGGGACCGACTTCGGGCCGTCCTCGCAGCGCCACGCGGCCCCTCCGCCGGTGCGACGGTGCGGAGGCACTACCTAACTGGACTGACCCGCTGTGGCCGCTGTGGCGCGAAGCTCGTCGCTCACCCCGACTGGCGCGGCACGACGCGCTACGTCTGCGCGTCCCCTCGCGGCTGCGGCGGGATCACGATCGCGAAGCACAACCTCGAGCCGCTCATCGCCGAGGCGATCGCCATCCGGCTCGACAGCGACGAGTTCCGGGCCGTGGTCGCGCAGCGGCTATCGAACGCGAAGGCCGAGCCGGACCTCGACCAGCTCCGCGCCGACGAAGCGGCGCTCGAGGAAGCGGCGGCGGCATACTTCGTCGATCGGACGATCTCGCGAGCGGAGTACACGAAAGTGCGCGAGCTGCTCGACGCCCGGATCGACTCGGCCCGCCGGCGCCTCGAGGCAGCATCGTCGACGACCGGGCTCGGGCGGCTCGCCGGGCGCGATATCCGGGCCGAGTGGGAGGGCCGGTCGGCCGTCTGGCGGCACGACGTGGCGGGCCTCCTCATCGACCGGGTCATCGTCAACCCGGCCCCGCGTCGCGGGCCGCGCTTCGACCCGGCGCGGATCGATGTCGAGTGGCGGGTATGA
- a CDS encoding winged helix-turn-helix transcriptional regulator, translating into MLNDELDVAILSLLAAGETRSEAMAAALGRPVRTVKYRLGRLRDAGLVESPARGTWHLTGAGNRAALSVTVPEPLAATDAFAALPAQHRAVRRLIEDAVVARRALEAVRPTSWPGFVLVGPVLTGKTLIGLLAARRFGLDPAAAIITLGLETPGTLLGQRVQDAGGVWRTEPSRLLALPLVVFDEYDKVGLELRRAAFTYLAGTHRRSPDDALAVHPTTIITLNLEGDLGALLPDSVLRRSVVLDTSGLLEATADLDLVEWDLVLAGLAPVATDLAPPAADLPETARSLLRAILRNCLTARGWGLVDGTSISRLALGRWATMPTAPEAAVRAVAADYLLVTETREGLVEPDWPARFEAVSGRSDGPIAATLATARDRQAAGEAREVSEERASLAASLEIAGTQARLLDALDHALKSAPRTELTGEERATKVTAFRKAHRLRAAITGARSNAALDELEVLLGREVLTPIGTVAAAREARRQQAELERQRRQEDNREARRRAHEAAQVAEATRQAAQRAAKSRRAAVTALCRRTTTRPREDVLGALLDADCLTRHDERHGVETIGSVVANSPIGRAVRARLAPAKPPPSAAVDRWALDRRALYSPGAFRPVVADPRPNEPTRHYKTETSTWYVDHGGQRYYASDLVAWESDAVRAVLEAAAEAVGLPRSSWPKRRARTPAVTAARASGRSA; encoded by the coding sequence ATGCTGAACGACGAACTCGACGTGGCGATCCTGTCCCTCCTCGCCGCCGGTGAGACGCGGAGCGAGGCGATGGCTGCGGCGCTCGGGCGCCCGGTCCGGACGGTCAAGTACCGGCTCGGGCGGCTGCGGGACGCCGGTCTCGTCGAGTCGCCCGCCCGAGGGACATGGCACCTCACCGGCGCCGGCAACCGCGCTGCTCTGTCCGTCACCGTGCCCGAGCCGCTCGCTGCGACCGACGCCTTCGCGGCGCTGCCCGCCCAGCACCGGGCCGTTCGCCGGCTCATCGAGGATGCGGTCGTCGCCCGGCGCGCCCTCGAGGCGGTGCGCCCGACGAGCTGGCCGGGCTTCGTCCTCGTCGGCCCGGTCCTCACCGGCAAGACGCTCATCGGCCTGCTCGCCGCCCGCCGCTTCGGCCTCGATCCGGCCGCCGCGATCATCACCCTCGGGCTGGAGACGCCGGGTACCCTCCTCGGCCAGCGCGTCCAGGACGCCGGTGGCGTCTGGCGGACCGAGCCGAGTCGCCTCCTCGCCCTCCCGCTCGTCGTGTTCGACGAGTACGACAAGGTCGGCCTCGAGCTGCGTCGGGCGGCCTTCACCTACCTCGCCGGCACCCACCGCCGGTCGCCGGACGATGCCCTCGCGGTCCACCCGACGACGATCATCACGCTCAACCTCGAGGGTGACCTCGGCGCGCTCCTGCCCGACTCGGTCCTCCGCCGTTCCGTCGTCCTCGACACGAGCGGTCTGCTTGAGGCGACCGCCGATCTCGACCTCGTGGAGTGGGACCTCGTCCTCGCTGGGCTCGCCCCGGTTGCGACGGACCTGGCGCCACCCGCGGCCGACCTCCCGGAGACGGCCCGCAGCCTCCTCCGGGCGATCCTCCGGAACTGCCTGACGGCCCGTGGCTGGGGCCTCGTTGATGGCACCTCGATCAGTCGACTCGCCCTCGGGCGCTGGGCGACGATGCCGACCGCCCCCGAGGCGGCCGTCCGCGCCGTCGCTGCCGACTACCTCCTCGTGACCGAGACGCGGGAGGGGCTCGTCGAGCCCGACTGGCCGGCCCGCTTCGAGGCCGTCAGCGGACGGTCGGACGGGCCGATCGCGGCGACGCTGGCCACGGCGCGCGATCGGCAGGCCGCCGGGGAGGCCCGCGAGGTGAGCGAGGAGCGGGCGTCCCTCGCGGCCTCGCTCGAGATCGCCGGGACCCAGGCGCGCCTCCTCGACGCCCTCGACCACGCGCTGAAGTCCGCGCCACGGACGGAGCTCACGGGCGAGGAACGGGCGACCAAGGTCACGGCCTTTCGCAAGGCCCACCGCCTCCGCGCTGCGATCACCGGTGCTCGCAGCAACGCGGCGCTCGATGAGCTGGAGGTCCTCCTCGGGCGCGAGGTCCTCACCCCGATCGGCACGGTGGCCGCGGCGCGCGAGGCGCGGCGGCAGCAGGCCGAGCTGGAGCGGCAACGGCGGCAGGAGGACAACCGGGAGGCGCGCCGACGGGCCCACGAGGCGGCGCAGGTCGCGGAGGCGACCAGGCAGGCCGCGCAACGCGCCGCGAAGAGCCGCCGCGCCGCGGTCACGGCCCTCTGCCGGCGGACCACGACGCGCCCCCGGGAGGACGTCCTCGGCGCGCTCCTCGACGCCGACTGCCTGACCCGCCACGACGAACGGCACGGGGTAGAGACGATCGGCTCGGTCGTCGCCAACTCGCCGATCGGCCGGGCCGTCCGCGCGCGCCTTGCACCGGCCAAGCCGCCGCCGTCCGCGGCAGTCGATCGCTGGGCGCTCGATCGCCGGGCGCTCTACTCGCCGGGAGCCTTCCGACCGGTGGTGGCGGATCCTCGGCCGAACGAACCCACGCGCCACTACAAGACGGAGACCTCGACGTGGTACGTGGACCACGGCGGCCAGCGGTATTACGCGAGCGACCTCGTCGCCTGGGAGAGCGACGCGGTCCGGGCGGTCCTCGAGGCGGCGGCCGAAGCCGTGGGTCTGCCGAGATCGAGCTGGCCCAAGCGGCGGGCGAGGACGCCGGCCGTGACGGCCGCCCGAGCGTCTGGGCGGTCGGCGTGA
- a CDS encoding zinc-ribbon domain-containing protein, whose amino-acid sequence MPAFCSSCGAALADGSRFCASCGTASDGSAQVDDAATVPDYVQPRVRTSIPDFVRQQLHPSEQVLAAFPASLFDHRRKGEFRHDKFVLTTERIVYYHTGVIHKGMGQMPYRGITGASFNKGFRHGTVVVEAANAALTIGGISNDDAAFAERVISAFVGGRPVALALPT is encoded by the coding sequence ATGCCAGCGTTCTGCTCCAGCTGCGGCGCGGCACTTGCCGACGGCTCGCGATTCTGCGCCTCATGCGGCACCGCATCCGATGGCTCGGCTCAGGTCGACGACGCTGCGACCGTGCCGGACTACGTCCAACCCCGTGTTCGGACCTCGATCCCCGATTTCGTGCGGCAGCAACTTCATCCGAGCGAACAAGTCCTGGCAGCCTTCCCCGCCTCGCTCTTCGACCACCGGCGGAAAGGGGAATTCCGCCACGACAAGTTCGTCTTGACGACCGAGCGGATCGTCTACTACCACACGGGCGTGATCCACAAGGGCATGGGCCAGATGCCCTACCGCGGGATCACGGGCGCCTCCTTCAACAAGGGCTTCCGACACGGCACCGTCGTGGTCGAGGCTGCCAATGCCGCCCTGACCATCGGCGGGATCAGCAATGACGATGCCGCCTTCGCCGAACGGGTCATCTCGGCCTTCGTCGGCGGTCGGCCCGTCGCCCTGGCACTGCCGACCTGA
- a CDS encoding zinc ribbon domain-containing protein yields the protein MGLDEVIRGRLGGTQVLAEVRGTNSRLVALPEGVMVFPDDGRRQRALRWDEIEDVTLDTGQLRPPFAVVRLRAGPPPPHGAMQLTASDIAVQIIPFGPGRRTAEASLEKVRALLAERNASRGTPVEASGPGAATGPAALETASPPGFCPQCGAPRDTQARFCASCGAPLSGAAIAPGAAPRALPAAASPVHVSVEPYHLFRYLDERAFTFNERGKRDLGRFIDGRDAGSRPPRDVGRADRQGFARNRRSGRVEVRAQSAMAKPERHMRGMHASILALALLAAGCGGATTPTVQAPTTAPTSTAAPTVPSSQPSASRTASAIPSASVTPATVTGFGATSTAWDAAHATDTNFPGQMYEPDPAIGGADRYFAFMRDGGRVVGYTMHIPPQDLALAESQALTEVPADTRVLWMAKRNVCEQMELQSSTLGTLLSRLGDKAGDVFVELDTVDFNSGAPPSFDAHQIDNVVMAIGSYSSAAKAPAC from the coding sequence ATGGGACTCGACGAGGTTATACGCGGTCGGCTCGGCGGGACGCAGGTGCTCGCCGAGGTCCGCGGCACGAACAGTCGCCTCGTGGCCCTGCCCGAGGGTGTCATGGTGTTCCCCGACGATGGCCGTCGGCAACGCGCACTCCGCTGGGACGAGATCGAGGACGTCACCCTCGACACCGGGCAACTGCGGCCGCCGTTCGCCGTGGTCAGGCTTCGTGCCGGCCCCCCACCTCCCCACGGAGCGATGCAACTCACCGCGAGCGACATTGCTGTCCAGATCATCCCGTTCGGACCAGGACGGAGGACCGCGGAGGCGTCCCTGGAGAAGGTGCGTGCACTGCTCGCCGAACGCAACGCGAGTCGGGGAACGCCGGTCGAGGCGTCTGGGCCGGGTGCGGCAACCGGGCCGGCTGCATTGGAAACGGCGTCCCCTCCCGGATTCTGCCCACAATGCGGAGCTCCCAGGGATACTCAAGCGCGCTTCTGCGCAAGCTGCGGAGCACCGCTGAGCGGAGCGGCGATCGCCCCGGGTGCGGCGCCGCGTGCGCTGCCCGCTGCGGCTTCTCCCGTGCACGTTTCGGTCGAGCCTTACCACCTGTTCCGGTATCTCGACGAACGCGCCTTCACGTTCAACGAGCGCGGCAAGCGCGATCTTGGCCGGTTCATTGATGGTCGTGATGCAGGCAGTCGGCCGCCGCGTGACGTGGGCCGAGCTGACCGGCAAGGCTTTGCACGCAACCGGCGAAGCGGCAGGGTAGAGGTCCGCGCCCAAAGCGCTATGGCTAAACCGGAGAGACACATGCGGGGGATGCACGCATCCATCCTGGCACTTGCGCTCCTAGCAGCAGGCTGCGGTGGCGCAACGACTCCGACTGTGCAAGCACCCACGACGGCTCCGACTAGCACAGCGGCTCCTACCGTGCCATCGTCGCAACCATCCGCCAGCCGGACTGCATCTGCCATCCCCTCGGCTTCTGTCACTCCAGCAACCGTGACCGGCTTCGGTGCGACCAGTACCGCATGGGACGCTGCTCACGCCACCGACACCAACTTTCCGGGCCAGATGTATGAGCCCGACCCGGCAATCGGTGGGGCCGATCGCTACTTCGCGTTCATGCGCGACGGCGGCCGTGTGGTTGGCTACACCATGCACATCCCGCCCCAAGACCTCGCCTTGGCCGAGTCTCAGGCGCTGACCGAGGTCCCGGCCGATACCCGCGTCTTGTGGATGGCCAAGCGCAACGTGTGCGAGCAGATGGAGCTTCAAAGTTCGACCCTCGGCACGCTCCTGTCACGACTCGGCGACAAGGCCGGCGATGTGTTCGTGGAACTGGACACGGTGGACTTCAACTCAGGAGCTCCACCGTCATTCGATGCCCACCAAATCGACAATGTCGTCATGGCGATCGGCTCGTATTCGTCGGCTGCCAAAGCCCCTGCCTGTTGA